The sequence below is a genomic window from Sebastes fasciatus isolate fSebFas1 chromosome 18, fSebFas1.pri, whole genome shotgun sequence.
GTTTAAGCATTATAAGTCACCATTCCCCCTTCTTGTATTTCTCAGCAGCACAAATGAATTATGGGGCTCAAAGTTGTCCAGCTTACCTCCAAGTCCCACCACGAAAACATCCTGGCCTCTCTGCAACAGCTGAGGCTGCAGGGACAgctcagtgatgtcacagtgcaGGTAGACTACCAGGGAGACGTGCAGGAGTTTCAGGCCCACCAGCTGATGCTCGCGGCATCCAGTGGCTACTTCAAGAAGATCCTTCTCTCTCAGGATGCCGCCCGAGACAAAGTATTACTCTCCAATATGCACTCCAACGATTTCTCCAAGTTTTTGGAGTTTGTGTACACTGGTAAAGTTGAAGTTGTCAGAGACAAGATTGGTGATGTTCAAGCAGCGGCACAGCTTTTGGACTGTGAGGATCTGTCTGAGGTTTGCGGTGAGGCCATGAGTGCTGGAATCCTGCAAAAACCTACGAAGAAAGCATCCGCATCAGTAGATAAAGGTGACTTACATGGtgccaagaaagacaaaaagaccAAAGTGAAGAAGCAGCCTAAACGGTTACTTCTTAAGCGGCGGCTCTCTCCACAGAGCTCTGAGAAAGAAGTCATTTCAAAAAGATTAAAGGTAAAGAAAGCCGCGAAGGATGAAACAATACAAGGAAAAAGCCTAAAACTGAGGATGGCTGGCCGTAAAGTCCTTCGGAGTCATTTTAATACTAAAAGAGAGGCTAACCctgacaataaaaaacaagttaCCAATGAAGACACGGAGGAGAATGAGGACAGGACTGAAGCCGAGGCTCAGGCAGAGAAAGGGTACGAGTCATCAGTGGGAATGCCAGCCTCTGATACGGATGATTGGGATTGGAATGGTATGGAAGATGTGCAGAGTAGTGATCCTGAAGAAGACTCCTTGTTGTTATCTAtgggggatgaggaggaggatgaagagggacagctcaaggacacattaaagaaaacatccaaggCCCAGTTTCAGTGTAACAAGTGCCAGCGGACCTTCCACTATGAGAGAAGCTACTTGAAGCACATCAGGTAGGACATATTAGTGCTCCACCAGGgtttcatttattgattgatacCATAGATGCCCTATATAACAGGATTAATTCCAGGGCAATTGCAAGCAAATTTTCAGGAGTGAGGTTGGCACGCAGCTGTTTGCAAGCTTGCAACCTCATTATCAAACATGTTTTGATATTTTCCTAGGTGGTCTTATAGTCTTATGACAGCTTTTTAATAGTATGGTCATACCATCATTTCCAAAATGtacaaaaagcttttttttcttttttttgagtTGAACAACTGAGCAGAAAGTTACTGAAAACTGAAATGTGTCCATACACAAGACTGGTAATTTTCTAACTGTGTTGTTACTATAAGAATTATTTCATTCACCAGTTCTCCCAGTGACGACAGCACTGTGCTACCACAGCTCTACCATGTTCACTGGAGTAAATCTTTCAAAGTCACCTCCAAAGCTTGAGCTATGTCAGATGATCATTGACGCAACCTATCATGAAAGCTAAGCCATTTGTCTTCTGATATTGCTGTAACCTGTTGCTGCTCCCTTTGGCCAGCACGTACCATGGAGTGAAAGCAGACGTCATCTACCGCTGTGAGACCTGCCAGCAAACCTTCGCCAACCGCAGCAATCTGAAGATCCACGAAAAGCACGTCCACAGCAACGAGAGGCTCTTTACCTGCGACTCCTGCGGGAAGACCTTCAAACGAAAGAAGGATGTCGTCCGCCATCAAAGACAGGTGAAGATTAATTCAATTCCACACACTTCCTATATCTAAAAGTCATATACAAGTGTTATTTCCatgataaaatacatatatgatatataaataatatgcaagaataaTCATTTCTAAAGAGTCAATCCTGAGATCATTCCTGTCTTACATCCCCGCTGCTTCTCAGGTGCATGAACGTAACAATTCGCGACATGTCTGCCCCGACTGCGGAAAGGCACTCAGCTCCAAAACCGCTCTGTTGTTGCACGAGAGGACACACACGGGTGCAAAGCCCTTCGAGTGCACCGACTGCGGGGCCAGGTTTACCCAGAACTCTGCCCTCAAGATGCACCGCAGGTACGGAGCTCACTGATGACAGCCGGTCAAATGATGGTGAACTGGAGTGGGAGGTTTGTAGATGCTAAAGACGGGCAGGGCATGTTACTGAAAGATGACAGGTTGTAATCTTGGGTCAGTGAGGAGGAATGTAAAAAGTTGAGCAAAATACCTCTCTTTGACAAAATACCTTTGACTTTGGTAGAAATTCCAGTCAGATTTTTCCTACCGTCTGTCAGTCAATCATCAGTTgtgaacataaacacttctagCTAGAAAAACCTGGAAACCAGAGAGTAACAATGTGCGATGTGAATGTTCTTTTATACATATTAATAACATTCAGTATGTATATGTGGAAAAATAGTTGAGGgctaaatgtgtttgtttcactATGTGCAGGACTCACACAGGGGAGAAGCCATTCGCATGTGACGAGTGTGAAGCCCGGTTCACTCAGAAGCACATGTTGGCCTATCACAAGCGATCACACACAGGTAAGAGAGTGATATCATTTCAAAACTATTTTGATTTCTGCATTCTGTCTCTGTAAAAAGAGGTTTTGTGAAGTGGGCCCTTAAAGCTTGCACCCAAATGAAGACAAGGCTATGTGCACATACCAGACCAAAAGTTAGTTTTTCTCCTGTTTAGGAGAGAAACCCTTCATGTGTGAGGCCTGCGGGAAAAGCTTTGCATCTAAAGAATACCTGAGACACCACTCAAACATCCACACCGGGTCCAAGCCATACAAGTGCGAGCAGTGCGGTCGAGGCTTCGCTCAGAGGAATTCCCTCCACCAGCATTTAAAGATACACACAGGTAATTGTATAAATCATTGACGTATTTTGTTCCTGTTCATTTGGAGGCTTAGTCTACTTtacagctgtttttttcttcttaactGTTCCCCTCTGTTAACACACTGTTTGTTCCCTCTGTGGTGATTGTTAGGTGAGCGTCCGTACAGCTGTAAAGACTGCGACAAGCAGTTCACCCAGCTCAACGCCCTCCAGAGGCACCAGCGTATTCACACAGGAGAGAAGCCCTACATGTGTGGTCTTTGTAGACGCACCTTTACAGACAAGTCCACCCTTCGCAGGCACACTATGGTGAGCAGTGCTTATCTTACTGTAGTGACTAACTATCAGATCAGGGTATTTTCATCTGTATGGGTTCAAAGTGATAATTTGGGTTGTTTTGAAGTgcggttgtatgaggtacttatccatagtaggtgtaatatttacagtagatgacggtcggctaGCCCTCAGCAtcgagaagcagacaggagcacTGGAGCAAAGCAGTATAGTGCCGTGGACGGGAacggcagaaaaacacattttagccacctaaaagaaaggctcacctaaaaaaaattgataTCCATTTGAttgtacgttatatttagaatattttccgatggCGAACttaactgaaagtgaaacgtatctatactgtttgtCATTtcagcctgctggctttggagagagcatagataagtttcactttcagttcagttccccgtcggaaaggagaaggaaaagggctgtctgacggcaagataaagtggtgaaaatattctaaatatagcgtgcaCTTAAATGgatatcgatttttttttttttttataggtgagccttttttttaggtggctaaaataagtttttctgtcgtccctgtccgcagcactgtattgcttttctcctgtgttggtactcctgtcttCTTCTCTAAGCTGGGGGCacaccgaccgtcatctactttaagtaatacactgctgactatggataaatcaaaacacctgaactatcccttaaCTTGTGCTCTGACAACATTTAGTTACCCATGATCAAAAAGGGGATATTGTTAAGGGCGTTAGGCTTTTGTACAATGACTGCCAATGCATGTTTATCACctgatatgttgtgtttttaaagtaCTTTGACTCATCACATGTGCTGTAAAAAATAACATGAGCTCCTTTTAACATCCAGATCCATGACTCGGATGCTCCCTGGAAAACCTACCTTGTGGTGCTGGAGGGAAATGTGGAGGATAAGAAACCCAAAAGTCCTACTAagggaaagacagaaaaagcaGGACCAAAGGAGAAAAGGAGCACTGCTAGAAAAGGTGCTGGTGGTTCTGCTGCTGGTGGTACTGGTACAGCTGGCGGTCATGGTAAAACCCCCACTGACTCCTTGGTGTTGTCGTCTGAGCCGATCACTCTCCCATCTGAATGGACCAGTCATGGGGCGTTTGCTGTGGTCAGCCACGGCGCCCTCGGCGGGATCACCGTCATCCACACCGAGATGCCACCCGGGACCCAGCTCCAGCCCATCGTAACCACCGACAGCACAGGGGCCAGCGTTATTTCCTTAGATGGATCAGGCATCCCCTTCTCAATACCAGTCTCCATGGCTCACACTCTCCCCTTGTGCTCTGaagcctcctccacctctctgtcTATACCCACTCTCTCAATTCCTGTTTCTGATGGCACGTTCGCATCAGTCTCAGAGATCCCAACTGTTTCTACGGCCTCTGTCCTGGaagctgcagcctcacagacCATTTTGGCTTCAGTTTCAGACGCCAAGGCCGCTTCCGAGGCGGCTATTTTGCTGCCTGGCATTCAGACAGTGATTGTCGGCGAAGAGGTGTGTGGGAAAGAACAATCAGCTGAGGTCCCGAGCGATGGAGAGCAGAGGACGGCAGATAACCCCTCAGGTGAACCTGAAGGGGCCACAGCTCAAGATGCTGTGTAGAGAATGCATGTGAATAGAAAGAATCTAATGTGGGTGTGGGGGGatttaaaatcaaatttcaACCCCCGCTTTTCCACGTTATATCATGTATATACTTTAGCATTagcagtgtgtgaatgtgtggtcTGACCATGTGgtgttttatcattattagGATCTTTAATTCCAGTGTTTCATTAACAGACTTGGATGTGACGTTTCAGTGTTTGTCACACTCTTTTGGAACATGAAGGTAttcattaaaaatcacaagaatTACCTATAGTCAGagataaaaactaaaatatgattatgGTATTAGTGTGATTTATGtcagggataatgtacagcgagccgggtCTACGGCTTCGCGTCAGGGTCCTGCCGCATCACACTGTTGGGGTttattcacaacaatgacctgctagctgttcattatcatgcttattacacggctacttacttgagaaatcaataatttgtcaCAAAAACGGttcgccagagtccaacatcagaactgcacccatagcaacggtctgttatacatagcaacggtctgctataaagaaataacagacggtaga
It includes:
- the gzf1 gene encoding uncharacterized protein gzf1, with translation MGLKVVQLTSKSHHENILASLQQLRLQGQLSDVTVQVDYQGDVQEFQAHQLMLAASSGYFKKILLSQDAARDKVLLSNMHSNDFSKFLEFVYTGKVEVVRDKIGDVQAAAQLLDCEDLSEVCGEAMSAGILQKPTKKASASVDKGDLHGAKKDKKTKVKKQPKRLLLKRRLSPQSSEKEVISKRLKVKKAAKDETIQGKSLKLRMAGRKVLRSHFNTKREANPDNKKQVTNEDTEENEDRTEAEAQAEKGYESSVGMPASDTDDWDWNGMEDVQSSDPEEDSLLLSMGDEEEDEEGQLKDTLKKTSKAQFQCNKCQRTFHYERSYLKHISTYHGVKADVIYRCETCQQTFANRSNLKIHEKHVHSNERLFTCDSCGKTFKRKKDVVRHQRQVHERNNSRHVCPDCGKALSSKTALLLHERTHTGAKPFECTDCGARFTQNSALKMHRRTHTGEKPFACDECEARFTQKHMLAYHKRSHTGEKPFMCEACGKSFASKEYLRHHSNIHTGSKPYKCEQCGRGFAQRNSLHQHLKIHTGERPYSCKDCDKQFTQLNALQRHQRIHTGEKPYMCGLCRRTFTDKSTLRRHTMIHDSDAPWKTYLVVLEGNVEDKKPKSPTKGKTEKAGPKEKRSTARKGAGGSAAGGTGTAGGHGKTPTDSLVLSSEPITLPSEWTSHGAFAVVSHGALGGITVIHTEMPPGTQLQPIVTTDSTGASVISLDGSGIPFSIPVSMAHTLPLCSEASSTSLSIPTLSIPVSDGTFASVSEIPTVSTASVLEAAASQTILASVSDAKAASEAAILLPGIQTVIVGEEVCGKEQSAEVPSDGEQRTADNPSGEPEGATAQDAV